A region from the Acomys russatus chromosome 24, mAcoRus1.1, whole genome shotgun sequence genome encodes:
- the LOC127206992 gene encoding LOW QUALITY PROTEIN: complement C5-like (The sequence of the model RefSeq protein was modified relative to this genomic sequence to represent the inferred CDS: substituted 1 base at 1 genomic stop codon), with the protein MPRGNFKQVTYVVLIPSQAMGFWGMFLVLVFLEKSWGQAQMXCRYFLSTQIVFRVGVPENISLEAHGFTDALEATISVKSYPNEDISYSSGSVNLSPENNFQNYTILTIQAKQLSEGQNSYSYVYLEVMSKDFSKSEKVPIIYGNGSLLIHIDRPVYTPREPVKVAVYSLEDALAPVTRETVLTFIDPEGSEVGIVEGNNQTGVASFPDFNIPSNPIQGRWTVKAKYKDDASTTGTTQFEVEEHDKAYKITLMPASARPHRVEEQDEAHDVSVQPANSLEQMIEEKASKYKHPILKKCCYDGARYNHQETCEERAARVKIGPRCVKAFTDCCGLNTLKHFHLSMHHHQR; encoded by the exons ATGCCCAGAG GTAACTTCAAGCAGGTGACATATGTGGTCTTGATACCATCTCAAGCCATGGGCTTTTGGggaatgtttttggttttggtcttccTGGAGAAAAGTTGGGGACAGGCGCAAATGTAA TGTCGTTATTTCTTGAGCA CACAAATAGTCTTCCGAGTCGGAGTGCCTGAGAACATTTCACTTGAAGCCCACGGCTTCACTGATGCCCTTGAGGCGACGATCTCTGTGAAAAGTTATCCTAATGAAGACATTAGTTACTCTTCGGGTTCTGTTAATTTATCGCCAGAAAACAATTTCCAAAACTATACAATCTTAACA ATTCAGGCCAAACAGTTGTCTGAAGGACAAAACTCATATTCCTATGTGTATTTGGAAGTCATGTCAAAGGATTTCTCAAAATCAGAAAAAGTGCCAATCATCTATGGCAATGGCTCTCTCCTCATTCATATTGACAGGCCTGTGTACACTCCAAGGGAGCCTG TAAAGGTCGCCGTCTATTCGCTGGAAGATGCCTTAGCACCAGTCACTAGGGAAACGGTCTTAACTTTCATA GACCCTGAGGGATCAGAAGTTGGCATAGTAGAAGGAAACAATCAAACTGGAGTCGCCTCTTTTCCCGACTTCAACATTCCTTCGAATCCCAT ACAGGGTAGATGGACAGTTAAGGCTAAATATAAAGACGATGCATCAACAACCGGAACCACGCAATTTGAAGTTGAAGAACATG ATAAAGCTTACAAAATAACTCTCATGCCAGCAAGCGCCCGGCCACACAGAGTCGAAGAGCAAG ATGAAGCCCATGACGTGAGTGTCCAGCCAGCAAATTCCCTGGAACagatgatagaagaaaaag CTTCTAAGTACAAGCATCCAATACTGAAGAAATGCTGTTACGATGGAGCCAGATACAACCACCAGGAGACCTGTGAGGAGCGAGCTGCCCGTGTGAAAATAGGCCCCAGATGTGTCAAAGCCTTCACCGACTGCTGTGGGCTGAATACGTTAAAGCATTTCCATCTGTCGATGCACCACCATCAACGTTAA